DNA from Peromyscus eremicus unplaced genomic scaffold, PerEre_H2_v1 PerEre#2#chr22_unloc_1, whole genome shotgun sequence:
CCTGAAAATTCTTTCTGAGGACTAGATTTCACAGAGCCTTGCATGATAGGTAAGTGTCCACCACTAACTACATCCTCACTCAACAACTTTATTCCAGTTAGAAGAGCTAAAGTTCATGCAGAAACaagtcaatttaaaaataaaagatagaacCAACCTACCAGTCACTGAAACCTATTATAAAACTGTAGTAAGCTTttgccaggcgatggtggtgcacacctttaatcccagcactcaggaggcagagcctggtagatctctgtgagtttgaggccagcctggtctacagagtgagttccaggacaggcaccaaaactacacagagaaaccctgtctagaaaaccaaaaaacaaaaaccaaactgtagtaagtttttaaaaactaaggtTACTAAGGAAACCTGTGGACTACAGAGCTGAGGTAGGCACAAGAAGATAGTCCACACGCTGCTGGGAAGTGGGTAGGTGGTTTGGAGGAAGACCTACCAGTTAAGAAAACTAGCAATAAGCAAACTAAAAGAATTCAGTGCAGCCAGGCAAAGGATCCCAGAACTGGAGAAGAGGAGGCGGGAAGACCAGAGGTCaaagtcagcctcagctacagggTAAGCTGGGGGCTGTCTTACCTCGATAAACAGCAgtctcaatcaatcaaccaaccaaccaatcaaatgCTTGCCCatcatgatggcacacaccttttaaacccggcacttgggagacaagaggcaggcaaatctctgtgagtttgagaccagcctgatccacacagtgagttccaggccagccagggttacacagtgtaATCCTATCTAAACTGTAAGTTAATGAGCAAGTCCATTGTCCCAAAGATTTGTCATttctttatggtaagaatatagaaaaatcgggctggagagatggctcagaggttaagagcactggttgctcttcaagaggtcctgagttcagttcctagcaaccacaaccatctataatgggatctggtgccctcttctgtcttgcatgcaggcagaacactatgtacataataaataaataaatcttaaaaaaaaaagaatatagcaaaccctttttttttttcttagtattttcAATGAACAAAATGTTACTGAAAAGCAGACCAAGATACAGCATGGGATTTCTCAAGGATTGAAAAAGAGGTGTCCATGAACTACAAACAGAAGAATGGTATAACAGCCAAAGGAAATTCACGAGACAAGAGGAAGGGactcaagaaaaacaaattggGTTTGAAAAGGGCTATAATGAATCCTTCCACGCTGTGTGTGATGCAATTAACTAAATGAAGACAAGTTCAAACTGGAAATGTAATCCCTAAATACAAGGTGTTAGGATACTGTAAGTCAGTCTTGGATGCATAGACAGACCCTATATCAAAATCTCAGAAGTAGCACCATGCATGACGACCAACAGCATGACAGCAACAGAGACCACATGGACCTGCGCTCACCATTCAATCTCCTCAGACTCTCGGTCCCTCAGCAGCTCCTGCACCTCCTGCCGGCAGCGCTCCTGGTATTCCGGGTGCCTCGCCAGGTTGTACAGGGTCCAGGAGAGCCCACTGGCCGTGGTGTCATGGCCTGAAGGATAGACAGAAAGGCAAGCTTGGGTCTCTGGACTGTTTCAGCACAATGGAGTAAAGTACCCAGAGAGTGAGGTCCCCAGAGGATGGGGAAGGGATGGATAGATGGAAAGAACAGAAGGATTCTAGGTTCCTCCCAATACCTACACGGGATTGATAGACCTCTACCTCTGGAGTCTCACACAGGGACCCTCACCTCCAAACATGAAGGTGTCAGCCTCTGCCCGGATGTCCTCATCACACAGCTCCTTTCCATGTTCGTCCTGAAGACAAAACAGGACCCTCAACTCATTCCATGTCTGAGGTGGTATGAGACAGGTCCTGATACCCACAGTGTACACAAGACacctcctctgtcctctccagagcctgcctccatttcttccttgGTGTCCTGCCCACTGTTTAGTCTTTTAATGCAGCCTTCAAAAGAGTACCCTCTAACATGTATCTCTGTCCTGTGCTTAGTTCTCATAAGCACCATTTGTAACTCTCCAGTACCCTCCTGGTCAAGTCCAGCCTCTTCAATCTATATATACAATCTATATACTGAACATTGACGTTCCTGTAACCCAGATCTGACATAAGCCCACCTTGGCCATCAAGAGCACATCGATAAAATCCAAAGTCTTGGACTTAGTCTTGGTCTTCACAAATTCATCAACACCCTGGCTACTGAGGGTGCGGCGTCTCTCCCTGATGACAGCATCTGTGAAGTTGTGCACCCAATCACAGGCCTTGCGGAAGCGCCGCCCATCAGCACTGAGGTAGTAAAAGAAGTCCACAAACATGAGGAGATTCTGGGACCTTTTTATCACCAGGGCGCTGAGCTCCAAGATGGCAGCAATGTATTCACTGGGAGACCTGCAGGtcaggacagagagaggaagcaacTTAGTACACACAAAACCCCAGAGAAGCTCCAGTTAGAGAGTCCAAGGACCAGGGTCCATCCTGAAAAGGGCATCCACAAAGCACAAATTCTGTTTCCTGCTCTCTACAAGTAGCTCCTGACCCAGGAATCCAGGGCATAAGTGGACATCATTTCCTCCTCTAGTTCACCCAGCATCTGCTCCTGCTCTTCTCCTTTGGCTTCTTGTGACTCTGCCCAGGCTCAGACCCTCCTCTCCTAGTTCCTTGCACCCTGTATCTCTATGAATATCTCTATGAAGCTCCTCTATTGATTAGGTTGCCTAAGCTCACTGTGACTAGGACTTCCCGCTGTACATAACCTTCTCTTATGACCTGGGAAACTCAGGATGGAGTTCACACCCTTCTGGCTAGGCAACATCTTTAAGATCTGGCCACCAGCTGGACGTGCTGGCTCCTGGTTATGATTCCAACACACaggaggtggatgcaggaggatcagaagctcaagtcaaatttcatctgcatagtgagttccttCCCAGACTAACTACAGACTGAGATGAGGTcaagaaaaaggagaggggatagaagagaagaagaaaagatgtgTGGGCTGTCTAATGCTCTGTAATGGTTAACTTCAAGAATCTATATTGCACCAAAGATTAATAATGATATTTCTGTGTATGTCAGAGATGGTGTTTTGTCTCCAGATTGACTAAATGAGCATGTAAAACTTGCACTGAATATGGACTGCTTCTTCCCACTGGATGGCGTCACATGgatgagaagggaaggaggaagaagctcACTGacacagacagggtctcactgtacttCTGCGCCATCATGGTGGGAACCTGTCATTCCCTACCATGGTGGAAGGAAACCAGGGGATAAACTATATTTCCCTCTTAGCTTGTTTCATTGGAGATATTTTACCACAAAACGGTAACATACCCTTCAGTGTCCTGTCGAAGATTCCTTCTTCTGGACTGCCTCTTTCACCTGCTGCCTGTCTACAGCTCCTTGCCTTTATGCAAAGTAGTCTGCCTCCTTGGAAGGAccactccttctcttctttccctgcCCTTCGCTGCCACTTTTGACCGAACTCCTGCAGAGTCTCCTCTACTCCCTGGAGGCAGTCCTCCATCCCCAACCTACTTCCTTGGTACAAGGCCCATGTTCCAAGGCTGGGACAGGGACTCACTCTTGACAGTTGCTGTCAAAGCCAAAGAGGCATTTCTGCAGACTGTCCAAGGTCATGAGGCTGATGTGCTCAAACATTTCCAGACGTGCACTGCCCTCCAAGGATAGGCGCTTCCACTTGTCCTGACCAGAGAAAGGGACAGACATGGGGCCGAGCCTTTGACCCTTGAGCCCCTTCCCAACCCTAAACTCTAGACTAGGCACCTGACCTCACAGAAAAGCTGACTCTGGCGGGAGCAGAAGATGGTACTGCCACAGGTGAAGAGGTCACCCGAGTCCAACGCTACCTTCCATGTGCCTGGTCTGCTTGCTGCCTTCTCCTAGGTCTTGTTTGTCAAGCCTTCAGCCACAATTAGGTTGACAGGTTGGATTACCCAGTAAAATACACTCCAGTGCTTGCTCTACCATTCATGCCCTCTTATTTTTTGTAAACCTGGAGAATACTGACCTCTCTGACCTTTGGTTTCATCATCCATAATATAACAGTCATACTTACCTCTGCCTCATAGCAATATGAAAATTACATCACTCAACATAAATGGTAGAACTGGCATAATGTTTTATATCCAGAAGGTGCTAGTAAGTGTTAGCTGTGGTTATCAGCCTCACTAACATAATTGTAGTTGGCTATAGAACGCCCCCAGTTTCTTTAAGTCCTCCGTTCTCTGCCTTTGCAAAGAGCTCATGTAAAGTTTCTGCTTTTTCCCTTTTGGAACCAGTATTTTCCATGCTTGAAAACCCAGAATGAACTCAGCTCTACCCAAtacttttagtttcatttttaagtGAGTTTTGACCATAATCACCCCACTACCCAACCAACTTCTCCCAGAAGGaccttagtttttttgtttgtttgtttgtttgttttgctttgttttgtttctgtttttggtttgtttggtttgtttggtttggtttggtttggtttttcgagacagggtttctctgtgtagctttccacctttcctggaactcactttgtagaccaggcttgcctggaactcacagagatctgcctgcttctgcctcccgagtgctgggattagaggcgtgtgccaccaccgcccggcaggaccttactttttgagacaaggtcttgttaaTGTAGCTTGGACTGGCCTGTGATTCACAAtctttcttcctcagtctccctgGACTAGGATTAAGGAGTGCATCACCATGGCCATCTTAGGGGCAATGCAGTCTAAACTAGTATCCTACACAGAAAGAGCTACATCCATAGTCAACATTAACCAGATTAACTCTCCAGGGCCTCTGTGAAGGAGAATAGATACTGGTCTGCTAGGAGCCTCATCTATGTGCTAAGAGCGCGACCTCATGGTGTCATTCTGATCACCTTTTCAGTACAGATTGttactcttatttttaaagatggagaaactgaggcttggtgAGGAAAACTGATGTCCCCAAGACCACACAGCAGAAACACATGATCAGACCACATCTATCCAAAGCCACTCCCTGTTCTGCAATGTTCTACATGGGACCCTGAGTTTGAGGAACTCACGTGCATGATGTTCACACTCTTGTTAAAAATCTTCACATAGGGCTTCAGGATGTCAAAGTGGAAGGCGGGCGTCAGCAGACGGCGATGGCGGCTCCACTTGTCACCAGAACTCAGGAAGATCCCATCCCCTGGGAGGGAAGCCACGCAGTGAGCAAAGATGGAACCTTCTTCTGCCCCCCAAGACGTCCCCCAACCCTCACCTTGAGTTACTCACCCAGCCAGGGCTTCAGGAAGCCTAAGAAAGTCATGTCCTTGGGGGCCACCAAAGCTGCCGTGAAAGAGGACAATCAGGGGCCATGGAGAGGGTGAAAGGTGGACTTTGGGAGGGGTGGGGACTCCCAGCCCCAGGGATGCCCACTTTCCCTCCAAACACAGGGAGGTAGGGAAGGAACCAGGACAAAGacagctgggaagaagaaggaggtgaGACAAGACCAGACCAGTCtgcagcaagagagagagagagcaaaactCAGCCTGGCGGGGAACAAACATGCCCCAGCATGCCTTCACATGGCTGCTACATGGCCCACTGTGTCTCTCAGCACAGCACTCTACAGACCTCTGCAAAGACCTAGGACACACTGTCAATTGCAGCTCTCTGACACGTCCTGACACATCCTGGTATATATGACAGGGGCACATGTTATCATGACCTGCCATAAACACAACACACATGACATTCCCTGACATGACACAACATGAGTGTGTAACAGTCTGGCATCACCTAATAGTGCCCTTCAGATAATCCCAGATTGGCACTGAAATATGGTCCCTTTCGAGTCCCAAATGTGACCTGGATAGGTCCCAGATCCCTCTAGTTCTCTCCTCTATGCCACACTAAGCATTAACTGTTCAGAGTTCAGGGCGCCTCTATTCTCAGAGCCATGTGCCCACTGGGAAGAGTTGCCTCTGCCCTCTCCAGCCATCAAGCAGCCCCAGAGCCAAGCAGACAGAGCTGACCCATCTGGACTCTAGTGGACAGTCCCTGCAGTACTCTGCATACCATCTCTGTCCCAAATCATCTCCAGCTTGGGGTCCCTTCTATCGAAGGTGGCTGGGGCAGCCAAGACTCATTGAACGTGTGAGGTGGTGAGGAGTTCACGCAATGTTACATGCCTCCCCCAACCTCAACTGTTCACATAGGAGGTACCCATCTTGGAAGAATGCTGTTGAATGTCATTGGGGACACaagggaagtaaaaaaaaaaagcactacaTTGTTCTGTATAATACAGAACCATTTGCACTCCATATCGTGAAAGGAATCTGCACGTACACATTGTAAATAGTGCAAGACAAACACATTGCTAATAGTTTGCAGTTCTGAGGTGATTATGGAGAATACCGAGAAGAATGTGAGACACACACCACAGAGCCTCATCAAACTCAGTATCTTTAGGAATGTGTGAACCCAGGAGCACAGAGACTTGATAATAAGGGAGAAACAGAATATGACAATGAAAGTAGCCCTGGATCTCAGAGGGGTGGGACTGAACTCTGGGAGGTCTGGCTGCTTCTGCTGCATGCAGAGGAGAtgcaaagtcatttttaaggctGTGGACTCACTCACTGTCTTCTCAGATCACAAACTTTCTAAATAAAGCACAAGTTAAAGATTCAAgccccggggctggagagacgcctCAGTGGttgtgagcactggctgctcttgcagaagacttggatttagttctcaacacccacatggcagctcacaatcacctgacTCTAcgtccaagggatctgacaccctcttatggCCCCCGAGGCAccgcatacatgtggtacacacacatccatgcaggcaaacactcacacatataaaataaaaaaaaataaaggcctGTCATGGtcacgcacacctttaataccagcattcaggagatagaagcaggtaaatctctgtgagttcaaggccatcttggtctacaaagtaaattcAGACCAGCTACGGCTATACAGTGCctcaaaataattaaacaaatgccttaaaaataaataatttttagagacaggaggatccctagggcttACTGCTCAGGCAGTCTAACTTAATGGGAGAGCTCCAAGTgaatgagagagcctgtctcaataaAGGTATGTAGAGGTCCCAAGGAGAGCAGCTCAGATTGCCTACtatcctccacatgcatgcacacacacacatgcacatgaacccacacacgtgcacccacaggcacatgcatacacatatacacacagaaaggTTCATCAAAGAGAACCTTTTTCCCAGTTCTAGGATGCAGCCTGTGGCTTTGTTCATGGTAGACAAGTGTTCCACCACTGAGTACATCCCAAGCCAATACATTCTCTTTCCTGGCTTAGATCACACTGAGCTGAACTTCCCTCTCTCACAACTCAAGCAGATCTCAGCCACAAGGGAGACTCGGGACCTTATCCAAGTTCACTCAGCAGGTTAGCTGCAGATCCATGGCCACTGTCAGGAACAGCCCCATCTGTTGCTCAGCCTAGTCAATCCAGGGATAGGAAGGGCATGAacaagagacagaggagaggccAAGTGTTGGGATCCTAGAAGGGATACCTGGGGCATGGAGCAGGGGGGCAACAAATGCAGGATCAACAAGCCTCAGCACAGGGATGACAGGTCCCAGCCAACAGAGATGGACATCTTGGAAGGTCTTGCCCATTTCAGTCAGCAGCTGCATGCCTTCCTCGCTGCTCTGGATCTGTGGAGGGAGAATGCTGAGGCAGTCCAGGCAGGGTGTCTCAGATGCTCCCACCCTCTGCCCACCATGCCACACCCCTCTCACCCCCCTACTTGGGTCATTCATCTGTGTCTCTGAATGAGTCAACCTGAGTTCAACTATGAGTGTCCCTTCCTGGACCCACGCATCTATCTGCATCCCTCTTTCTGATGCATCACGCtcacctttttgttttgtgacctagATATAGATTATTGATGGATCAATGGATAGAAAgatacattcatgcacacatatttTGAATAGTCAGTGATAGAGGTATGAACTAATTGATAGAGGGGTTGAAGGTgataagtaggtaggtagataggtagatagatagatagatagatagatagatagatagatagatagagacagacagacagacagacagacagacagacagactgctgATAGCTATATAGAagatatatacacagatataaaataaataagataggTATATGACATTGAGTGATGTGATAGGTAACTGGTAGCAAAAGAAAATGATTAGAGAGGTAGGTAggtctaaatgtgtgtgtgtgtgtgtgtgtgtgtgtgtgtgtgtgtgtgtgtgtgtgtgtttatttaccaTAACTCTGCTTCTTTTGtctcctccttcatttccttcGCCCGACCACTCCTTTTCCCCCTCTCCATGTATGTGTATCTCTCTTTTTCTTATGGGATTTTCCCTACGGATAAATCATctgtccctcctctcccctctctcattccttgaatcccccactccatttaggagtacaCTCATAGATCATTCTATGCCACCCACCTCTCTCACTTGTCCCTAACTCCAGCAGAGCCCACTAACACCAGCTTTAGGCACGCATCTCCCTAGATTGGCAGCAAAGAATCGTTGAGGTTTCCAAATCTTGGTTCCCAGATTAGGAGAGATGTGAACTTGGAAGTCATCTAAGGAGGAAACTGATGGCCAACTCAGGAGCTGGACCCTGAGGTAAGAAGACAACTTTAAAGAAGACAGAGGTGGGAAGACGGGAGAGGGTGGCAGGGGAGCCATGGGGAAAGGTCAGGGGAAGGAGGACCCAGCAGTGGACACAGAGGGAGGGTCTCAGGGAGCTCAGGGGAGAACAGAGAAGATGTAATCCTGGACCAAACTGGAGCTTctgggaaagatggagaagccAACAGACCAGAAAGCTGTGAGGAAGTGAATGAGACCGAGCCAGGATTCAGGGACCTGGAAATCACAAgtgggacagagaagagaggcagacCAGGAATGACAACCAATGAAGATAATTCTTGGTCCATAAGAAGATAACAGAGCAAGCAGACTGGAGGTCTAGTGTAGAAAGAGGCATATTGGAGGTATACGGATGGGAGCTGACATGTTTTCTGACTGGAGAGCATCACTATGGATAGTACATAGGGAACATAGGAGTCTGTAGTCATCAAAAGCAACAGTTTTTCAAATGTCTAAAGGAAAATTGAATTGTCAAGAACTATGACTTCTGATGGGAATCTGAACTAAGGTGGAGATGAAAGAGGGATTGTCGGGAAGCTGATAAGTTAAAATGTACAAGGGATGGAGATTCTGAGGGGACACTGGATGAGAGATGGTAAATGAGAATGTTGGTGCAAAGAGGGCTCTGTTGAGAGAGAGCAGTACTTGAATGAACAGCATTGGAGGAGATATCTATATCAAGAGTGGCATTGAAACCCAACTGTGGTTCTGCAATAGGGAGCAAGAGCAGCATGGAGCAAGGGGACCCAGGGATTGGGGAGGGTGCTGAGTAGgaactccccacccccaggaagTGTGGCTATTATGACTGAGATCAGAGATAAAGTGGTCATGCTGTGGTGTGGCTCTGGAATAAACtagttgcctagcatgcacaaataCTAGGTAATTCAGATAATCACTACCAATGTTAAGAAGTGTTCCACTTTTACCTAGATTGGATAATGGAGCCCACTAATGCATCTTCAGGACAGGCGACAAGATGAGAAAGGGGAGGGGCCAAGGGGttggagggaagagaaaccaTAGTCTCTTTTCTACTCCCCAAGAGCTCCTGCTGCTGAAGGTAAGAGATCACAGCTGACTCCTACGGTAGCAAGCCAGAGAGCGTAGCTCCTGATCTGAAATCACGAGAGATGGGCCAGGCAGGGCAAGACCACGGACATACTGCAGGGATGGCCTCATAATCCAACAGTGAAAACCGAATACACCAGGGATGTCACTGCTCTGTGCTGCCCACCATGGGAGCCACCGAATAGGACAAGCATCCAAGAATGAGAGGAAGCCTCAGTCCTGGTGAGAATGTGACCCAGAGTAGAGTTGGTGCCGGGTAAGGAGAAGAAAAGGGCCTGTAAGCACAGATGTGACAGAAAGGCAAATACATGTGCTGGTGTGAGGGGGAGTGAGGGGCTTGCTTTTCCTCTCTACCTTCACGCGGCCTCAGACCTCTCCTGACCCCTAGTTCTTTGAGGACCTTTCCTGACTCCTAGGGAACACACCCACCCCGATACCCCAGTCCTATATGCTGCCATACTCACCATGCCCAGGTGACCCAAAAACCAGTTCTTTTTAGGGGGCTGAGGGAAGCATCTGAGGCGGGAGCAGTTCTCACAGAATGAGTAGGTCCAGGCAAGAATTCTGGCCAAAAGCCAGGAAGCCGCTCCAAGCAGCAGAAGATGCCACGGGGAAGCCAACACGAAAGCCGGGACCAGCCCAGACGCACTCAGCTGCAACATCCTGTAGAGCAGATAAAAACAGGGGCAGATTCTGTGGCTcaggagagagactgggaaaCTCCTGAATTCCTGAGCAAGGGCAAGGGCAGCAAgcgagggaggggagggagagccaCAGCCACCCGGGGAGAGAGaatatgtgagagagagagagagagaagagacaggagggaaggGATACACAGACAAGAGCTGGTTAGGCTGAAGTAGCTCTGCCTCAGGCACAAGCAACCGGCCCCAGAACCTAGGGTCACTTATACCAGTAGGCTCCATGAAGCCACCCCAACACTGTTAAGCTCTTCCTGATCCGCGTCAGGGCCCTCTCTTGCCTCACACCCCAGGCCCGTACCTTATTTCAGGGGCAGCCTGTACCCCAAGACTTTCTCTCCCCGTCCTGTGAAATGCTTTTATCCCAGACTTCTTAACTGCCGGGAGATGTGTAGGAGGTTGGGCTGCAGCTAGGCTGAACCAATCAATCCCTCCCAGGCTCAGCCACTTCCTTCCTGCCCGGGCAGCAAGCCAAAACTATCTGGGCAGGGCCAGCCTGGAGCGCAGATGAGAACTCAAGAGGACAGACACACACGGGCAGGGGATCTTGAGAGTGCAGCTCTTCTGAGTCAAGGCCAAAGGTGACTCTGGGCCATCAAATTTACAGCTACCCTTGCCCTTCCAAGGCCAGCGGTCTGCAGATTAGATGATGAAGGCGG
Protein-coding regions in this window:
- the LOC131900568 gene encoding cytochrome P450 4F5, translating into MLQLSASGLVPAFVLASPWHLLLLGAASWLLARILAWTYSFCENCSRLRCFPQPPKKNWFLGHLGMIQSSEEGMQLLTEMGKTFQDVHLCWLGPVIPVLRLVDPAFVAPLLHAPALVAPKDMTFLGFLKPWLGDGIFLSSGDKWSRHRRLLTPAFHFDILKPYVKIFNKSVNIMHDKWKRLSLEGSARLEMFEHISLMTLDSLQKCLFGFDSNCQESPSEYIAAILELSALVIKRSQNLLMFVDFFYYLSADGRRFRKACDWVHNFTDAVIRERRRTLSSQGVDEFVKTKTKSKTLDFIDVLLMAKDEHGKELCDEDIRAEADTFMFGGHDTTASGLSWTLYNLARHPEYQERCRQEVQELLRDRESEEIEWDDLAQLPFLTMCIKESLRLHPPAPDLLRRCTQDIVLPDGKVIPKGSICIISVFGIHHNPSVWSDPEVYDPFRFDPENPQKRSPLAFIPFSAGPRNCIGQTFAMNEMKVALALTLLRFRVLPDHKEPRRKPEVILRAEGGLWLRVEPLSGGAQ